From one Ursus arctos isolate Adak ecotype North America unplaced genomic scaffold, UrsArc2.0 scaffold_26, whole genome shotgun sequence genomic stretch:
- the KRT2 gene encoding keratin, type II cytoskeletal 2 epidermal isoform X2, whose amino-acid sequence MSCQISCRSRRGGGGGFRGFSSGSAVVSGGSRRSASSFSCLSRHGGGGGGYGGGGFGSRSLVGLGGTKSISISVAGGGGSFGAGAGFGGRGGGFGGGSGFGGGGFGGSGFGGGGFGRGGFGGGRFGGGGGFGGFGGFGGFGGIGPEEFPGGGIHEVSINQSLLQPLNVKVDPEIQNVKAQEREQIKTLNNKFASFIDKVRFLEQQNQVLQTKWELLQQLDVGTRTTNLEPIFQAYIAKLKTYVDTLSAERTSQDSELNNMQDLVEDFKKKYEDEINKRTAAENDFVTLKKDVDNTYMTKVELQAKTDVLTQEIEFFKFLFDAELSQIRQTITDTNVVLSMDNNRSLDLDSIISEVRAQYEEIARKSKDEAEALYHSKYEELQVTAGKHGDSLKEVKMEISELNRVIQRLQGEIAHVKKQCKSVQEAIADAEQKGEHALKDAQSKLSDLEDALQQAREDLTRLLRDYQELLNVKLALDVEIATYRKLLEGEECRMSGDLSSNVTVSVTSSTISSSASSKGGFGGYGSGGRGSGSGGGYSSRSGSYSSGGRGSSSRGGGGGGYGSGGGSRGGYSSGGGSRGGSGSGGGSGGAYGSGGGSRGGSSSEKGGSGSGEAYGSSVTFSFR is encoded by the exons ATGAGTTGTCAGATCTCGTGCAGATCtcgaagaggaggaggaggagggttcCGGGGCTTCAGCAGCGGCTCGGCCGTGGTCTCCGGTGGGAGCCGGAGATCGGCCTCTAGCTTCTCCTGCTTGAGCCGCCATGGTGGTGGCGGAGGGGGCTACGGCGGTGGCGGCTTTGGCAGTCGGAGTCTTGTCGGCCTCGGAGGCACCAAGAGCATCTCTATTAGTGTGGCCGGAGGAGGTGGAAGCTTTGGCGCCGGTGCTGGATTTGGTGGCAGAGGCGGTGGCTTTGGAGGCGGCAGTGGCTTCGGTGGAGGTGGCTTTGGAGGCAGTGGCTTCGGTGGAGGTGGCTTTGGACGCGGTGGCTTTGGCGGAGGCCGCTTTGGAGGTGGCGGTGGCTTTGGAGGTTTTGgaggttttgggggttttggcGGCATTGGGCCTGAAGAATTCCCCGGCGGAGGCATCCACGAGGTCTCCATCAACCAGAGCCTCCTGCAGCCTCTCAACGTGAAAGTGGACCCAGAGATCCAGAACGTGAAGGCTCAGGAGCGGGAGCAGATCAAGACACTCAACAACAAATTTGCTTCTTTCATCGACAAG GTGCGGTTCCTGGAGCAGCAGAACCAGGTGCTGCAGACCAAGTGGGAGCTGCTGCAGCAGCTGGACGTGGGCACCCGCACCACTAACCTGGAGCCCATCTTCCAAGCGTACATTGCCAAACTGAAGACGTACGTGGATACGCTCTCTGCAGAACGGACATCCCAAGATTCAGAGCTGAACAACATGCAGGATCTCGTTGAGGATTTTAAGAAGAA GTACGAGGATGAAATCAACAAGCGCACAGCCGCCGAGAATGATTTTGTGACCCTTAAAAAG GATGTGGACAATACCTACATGACCAAGGTGGAGCTACAGGCCAAGACGGACGTGCTGACCCAGGAGATTGAGTTCTTTAAATTCCTGTTTGATGCG GAGCTGTCCCAGATCCGGCAGACTATCACCGACACCAACGTCGTCCTGTCCATGGACAACAACCGCAGCCTGGACCTGGACAGCATCATCTCTGAGGTCCGCGCCCAGTACGAGGAGATCGCCCGGAAGAGCAAGGACGAGGCCGAGGCGCTGTACCACAGCAAG TATGAAGAGCTCCAGGTGACCGCGGGGAAACACGGAGACAGCCTGAAGGAGGTCAAGATGGAGATCAGCGAGCTGAACCGCGTGATCCAGAGGCTGCAAGGGGAGATCGCCCATGTGAAGAAGCAG tGTAAGAGTGTGCAAGAAGCCATTGCGGATGCTGAGCAGAAGGGAGAGCACGCCCTCAAAGATGCCCAGAGCAAGCTCTCGGACCTGGAGGATGCCCTGCAGCAGGCCCGGGAGGACCTGACCCGGCTGCTGCGCGACTACCAGGAGCTCCTGAACGTCAAGCTGGCCCTGGACGTGGAGATCGCCACCTATCGCAAGCTGCTGGAGGGCGAGGAGTGCAG GATGTCCGGAGACCTCAGTAGCAACGTGACTGTGT CTGTGACCAGCAGCACCATATCTTCGAGCGCGTCATCCAAGGGCGGCTTTGGAGGCTATGGGTCTGGAGGTAGAGGATCCGGTTCTGGAGGAGGCTACAGCTCCAGAAGTGGCAGTTACAGCTCTGGAGGCAGGGGCTCAAGCTCCAGAGGGGGCGGTGGAGGGGGCTACGGCTCCGGCGGCGGCTCCAGAGGGG GATACAGCTCTGGAGGGGGTTCCAGAGGAGGCTCTGGCTCTGGGGGAGGCTCTGGAGGGGCATATGGCTCTGGAGGTGGCTCTAGAGGCGGTTCCAGCTCTGAAaagggtggttctggctcaggtgaAGCTTATGGTTCCAGTGTGACCTTCTCTTTTAGATAA
- the KRT2 gene encoding keratin, type II cytoskeletal 2 epidermal isoform X1 yields the protein MSCQISCRSRRGGGGGFRGFSSGSAVVSGGSRRSASSFSCLSRHGGGGGGYGGGGFGSRSLVGLGGTKSISISVAGGGGSFGAGAGFGGRGGGFGGGSGFGGGGFGGSGFGGGGFGRGGFGGGRFGGGGGFGGFGGFGGFGGIGPEEFPGGGIHEVSINQSLLQPLNVKVDPEIQNVKAQEREQIKTLNNKFASFIDKVRFLEQQNQVLQTKWELLQQLDVGTRTTNLEPIFQAYIAKLKTYVDTLSAERTSQDSELNNMQDLVEDFKKKYEDEINKRTAAENDFVTLKKDVDNTYMTKVELQAKTDVLTQEIEFFKFLFDAELSQIRQTITDTNVVLSMDNNRSLDLDSIISEVRAQYEEIARKSKDEAEALYHSKYEELQVTAGKHGDSLKEVKMEISELNRVIQRLQGEIAHVKKQCKSVQEAIADAEQKGEHALKDAQSKLSDLEDALQQAREDLTRLLRDYQELLNVKLALDVEIATYRKLLEGEECRMSGDLSSNVTVSVTSSTISSSASSKGGFGGYGSGGRGSGSGGGYSSRSGSYSSGGRGSSSRGGGGGGYGSGGGSRGGSVSGGGYSSGGGSRGDSSSGGVYSSGGGSRGGSVSGGGYSSGGGSRGGSGSGGGSGGAYGSGGGSRGGSSSEKGGSGSGEAYGSSVTFSFR from the exons ATGAGTTGTCAGATCTCGTGCAGATCtcgaagaggaggaggaggagggttcCGGGGCTTCAGCAGCGGCTCGGCCGTGGTCTCCGGTGGGAGCCGGAGATCGGCCTCTAGCTTCTCCTGCTTGAGCCGCCATGGTGGTGGCGGAGGGGGCTACGGCGGTGGCGGCTTTGGCAGTCGGAGTCTTGTCGGCCTCGGAGGCACCAAGAGCATCTCTATTAGTGTGGCCGGAGGAGGTGGAAGCTTTGGCGCCGGTGCTGGATTTGGTGGCAGAGGCGGTGGCTTTGGAGGCGGCAGTGGCTTCGGTGGAGGTGGCTTTGGAGGCAGTGGCTTCGGTGGAGGTGGCTTTGGACGCGGTGGCTTTGGCGGAGGCCGCTTTGGAGGTGGCGGTGGCTTTGGAGGTTTTGgaggttttgggggttttggcGGCATTGGGCCTGAAGAATTCCCCGGCGGAGGCATCCACGAGGTCTCCATCAACCAGAGCCTCCTGCAGCCTCTCAACGTGAAAGTGGACCCAGAGATCCAGAACGTGAAGGCTCAGGAGCGGGAGCAGATCAAGACACTCAACAACAAATTTGCTTCTTTCATCGACAAG GTGCGGTTCCTGGAGCAGCAGAACCAGGTGCTGCAGACCAAGTGGGAGCTGCTGCAGCAGCTGGACGTGGGCACCCGCACCACTAACCTGGAGCCCATCTTCCAAGCGTACATTGCCAAACTGAAGACGTACGTGGATACGCTCTCTGCAGAACGGACATCCCAAGATTCAGAGCTGAACAACATGCAGGATCTCGTTGAGGATTTTAAGAAGAA GTACGAGGATGAAATCAACAAGCGCACAGCCGCCGAGAATGATTTTGTGACCCTTAAAAAG GATGTGGACAATACCTACATGACCAAGGTGGAGCTACAGGCCAAGACGGACGTGCTGACCCAGGAGATTGAGTTCTTTAAATTCCTGTTTGATGCG GAGCTGTCCCAGATCCGGCAGACTATCACCGACACCAACGTCGTCCTGTCCATGGACAACAACCGCAGCCTGGACCTGGACAGCATCATCTCTGAGGTCCGCGCCCAGTACGAGGAGATCGCCCGGAAGAGCAAGGACGAGGCCGAGGCGCTGTACCACAGCAAG TATGAAGAGCTCCAGGTGACCGCGGGGAAACACGGAGACAGCCTGAAGGAGGTCAAGATGGAGATCAGCGAGCTGAACCGCGTGATCCAGAGGCTGCAAGGGGAGATCGCCCATGTGAAGAAGCAG tGTAAGAGTGTGCAAGAAGCCATTGCGGATGCTGAGCAGAAGGGAGAGCACGCCCTCAAAGATGCCCAGAGCAAGCTCTCGGACCTGGAGGATGCCCTGCAGCAGGCCCGGGAGGACCTGACCCGGCTGCTGCGCGACTACCAGGAGCTCCTGAACGTCAAGCTGGCCCTGGACGTGGAGATCGCCACCTATCGCAAGCTGCTGGAGGGCGAGGAGTGCAG GATGTCCGGAGACCTCAGTAGCAACGTGACTGTGT CTGTGACCAGCAGCACCATATCTTCGAGCGCGTCATCCAAGGGCGGCTTTGGAGGCTATGGGTCTGGAGGTAGAGGATCCGGTTCTGGAGGAGGCTACAGCTCCAGAAGTGGCAGTTACAGCTCTGGAGGCAGGGGCTCAAGCTCCAGAGGGGGCGGTGGAGGGGGCTACGGCTCCGGCGGCGGCTCCAGAGGGGGTTCCGTCTCTGGAGGAGGATACAGCTCTGGAGGCGGTTCCAGAGGAGATTCTAGCTCTGGAGGAGTATACAGCTCTGGAGGCGGTTCCAGAGGGGGTTCCGTCTCTGGAGGAGGATACAGCTCTGGAGGGGGTTCCAGAGGAGGCTCTGGCTCTGGGGGAGGCTCTGGAGGGGCATATGGCTCTGGAGGTGGCTCTAGAGGCGGTTCCAGCTCTGAAaagggtggttctggctcaggtgaAGCTTATGGTTCCAGTGTGACCTTCTCTTTTAGATAA